The DNA region CGATCGCAAAGACCAGGGGCTTGATGATGATCGCCAGCGGCAGCGGCAGGTCCATGGCCGGAACCTGATTGAGAAAGAAGCCGACGACCCCGAATTTCTTCATGCCGGCGATCACTACGGTCGCCATGGTCACTCCGGCAAGGGCGAGTGTGACGGAAAACGACGCCGTCGGCGAACCGGCCCATGGCACCATGCCGAGCAGGTTGCAGCCCAGCACGAAGAAAAACAGCGTCAGCAAGAGCGGCACGAAGCGGTCGCCTTCGTGTTCCGGGAGCATGACGTGAGCTGAGCCACCATGGTCGCCATCACCACGCTGTGGATGATCGTTGCCGTACCGATGCGCGTGATCGCCGCCGTCGTGGTCATCGTGGCCATGGTCATCGTGGCTGTCGATCGCCGGCCTGGCGATGCCGTCCCTGACGAACAGGATCATGGCGTCGAACAGATTGGCCATCGCCCCTTTCGCGGGCGTCCCGCCGCGCAGCCGTTCGGCGAGCCGGGTGAACAGCAGGAACATGATCCCGGCCAGGAGCAACTCCAAGATCATGTATTTGGAGATGCACAGCCCCGATTTCTTCTCGAAAAGGCTGTCGAGCGTGCCGAACGGCTGCGGGATCAGGATCTTCCCGGACATTGCCTCGTTGAACTCGGCGACCGATGGCATCGGGAGGCGGTCGCGCTCGAAGGGCACACGGAGGAATTCCGGCACTTCGTCGAGCGACTTCCACGACCGCGGCCAGAGCGCTTTGGGGACCTCGAAAAAATACGAGTCCTTCAGGTGGTAGATCGGATTGGCCGACATGAAACCGCGTCACTCCTGGCTCGGGCCGTCGGACTCGCTCTGCCGCGGTGCCCCTCCGACACCGCCCATGGGCTGGGCCGACCCGCAGTCAGCCGTGACCGCCGGGGCCGACCCGCGACCCAACCGTGCGGAGAGTGTGCTGTGAAGCGGCGCAACGGTCAATCGGCCACCCCTTCTCCCCGGGTGACCCTCGGTACGGGCGGGGCCGGGGCGGCTTCCCGTCGCAGCACGACGTGGAGCCCGATGTCGGCGGCCAGCAGGGCCAAATAAGCCCCCAAAACATGGTCGGCGGGGGCGACGGCGGCCACATCGCGGGGCTGGCGGGACAGCCAGCCGATGGCCACCAGCGGAACCGCCAGGCGGACGAGCATTGCCGCAAGCGCGTTGGCAGCGCCGGTAGCCGCCGAGGAAAACGGCTGCCGAGCCGCGACCCA from Planctomycetota bacterium includes:
- a CDS encoding F0F1 ATP synthase subunit A, translating into MSANPIYHLKDSYFFEVPKALWPRSWKSLDEVPEFLRVPFERDRLPMPSVAEFNEAMSGKILIPQPFGTLDSLFEKKSGLCISKYMILELLLAGIMFLLFTRLAERLRGGTPAKGAMANLFDAMILFVRDGIARPAIDSHDDHGHDDHDGGDHAHRYGNDHPQRGDGDHGGSAHVMLPEHEGDRFVPLLLTLFFFVLGCNLLGMVPWAGSPTASFSVTLALAGVTMATVVIAGMKKFGVVGFFLNQVPAMDLPLPLAIIIKPLVFAIEMLGLLIKHGVLAVRLLANMLAGHLVLLGIMGLITAAASYSTGMWATVTGISVVSSTLFSVLELFVAFLQAYIFTFLSALFIGSAVHQH